The Flammeovirga agarivorans genome has a window encoding:
- a CDS encoding LexA family protein: MSEFDISSPEEFDNLNEEEKKRFKEEHFQASGFPSPAQEYAKDDVSADDIINRGYNTFFCRMQRTVPEWRFQKGDFIVVSKGTDIRIHEFFIGWYNNEFRVLRMGKNGFWTSPHTFSKSQVQVWGKVTHAIVSYQQKHL; this comes from the coding sequence ATGAGTGAATTTGATATCTCCTCTCCTGAGGAATTTGACAACTTGAATGAAGAAGAAAAAAAGAGGTTTAAAGAAGAACATTTTCAAGCAAGTGGTTTTCCATCACCTGCTCAAGAATATGCTAAGGATGATGTGTCTGCCGATGACATAATCAACAGAGGATACAATACTTTCTTCTGTAGAATGCAGCGTACCGTTCCTGAATGGCGTTTCCAGAAAGGAGACTTTATTGTCGTTTCTAAAGGAACAGATATTCGCATCCATGAATTTTTTATAGGATGGTATAATAATGAGTTTAGAGTACTTCGAATGGGAAAAAATGGGTTCTGGACTTCTCCCCATACTTTTTCCAAAAGTCAGGTACAAGTATGGGGAAAAGTGACCCATGCTATTGTGTCTTATCAGCAAAAGCACTTGTAG